A window of the Budorcas taxicolor isolate Tak-1 chromosome 10, Takin1.1, whole genome shotgun sequence genome harbors these coding sequences:
- the LOC128054030 gene encoding 60S ribosomal protein L7 — protein MEVAEEKKKKVPAVPETLKKKRKNFAELKIKRLRKKFAQKMLRKARRKLIYEKAKHYHKEYRQMYRTEIRMARMARKAGNFYVPAEPKLAFVIRIRGINGVSPKVRKVLQLLRLRQIFNGTFVKLNKASINMLRIVEPYIAWGYPNLKSVNELIYKRGYGKINKKRIALTDNALIARSLGKYGIICMEDLIHEIYTVGKRFKEANNFLWPFKLSSPRGGMKKKTTHFVEGGDAGNREDQINRLIRRMN, from the coding sequence ATGGAGGttgcagaagagaagaaaaagaaggttccTGCTGTGCCAGAAACCCTTAAGAAAAAGCGGAAGAATTTCGCAGAGCTTAAGATCAAGCGACTGAGAAAGAAGTTTGCCCAAAAGATGCTTCGAAAGGCAAGGAGGAAGCTTATCTATGAAAAAGCTAAGCATTACCACAAGGAATACAGGCAGATGTACAGAACTGAAATTCGAATGGCTAGGATGGCACGAAAAGCCGGCAACTTCTATGTACCTGCGGAACCCAAATTGGCGTTTGTCATCAGGATCAGAGGTATCAACGGTGTGAGCCCAAAGGTTCGAAAGGTGCTGCAGCTCCTTCGCCTCCGGCAGATCTTCAACGGCACCTTTGTGAAGCTCAACAAGGCATCAATTAATATGCTGAGAATTGTGGAGCCATACATTGCATGGGGGTACCCAAATCTGAAGTCTGTAAATGAATTGATCTACAAGCGTGGTTATGGCAAAATCAACAAAAAGCGAATTGCCCTGACAGACAATGCATTGATTGCTCGATCTCTTGGGAAATATGGAATCATCTGCATGGAGGATCTGATTCATGAGATCTATACCGTTGGAAAACGtttcaaagaagcaaacaacTTCCTGTGGCCCTTTAAATTGTCTTCTCCACGAGgtggaatgaagaaaaagaccACCCATTTTGTAGAAGGTGGAGATGCTGGCAACAGGGAAGACCAGATCAACAGGCTTATTAGAAGGATGAACTAA